The window AAGAACGCCTCGCCAGGTTTTGCGACTGCTGCGCAGTCACGCGGGAGCAAGCTCCCTCGCCACAGTCAGACTGCAGCGGCAGGGCGCAGGGAGTAGGTTTTCAACTGATCGGCGAAGTCGCGCAGGGATTGAATCCCGCTGGCTTCGGCTTCGTGTACCCAGTCCTTGATGGCGGCCAGCATGTCGTGACCATTTGAGCTGGTCTTGACCCAGATCTGCTGCAAGGCCAGGCGTTTCTCGTAAATTACCTTCAGCGCCTGACTGTGCTCGAGCATGGTCTGGATGCGAACGTGGTGTTTGTCATCCAGCAGGCTGGTTTCCCGCGAGAGCAGGCGCTTGGCGCGGTGGAACTGGTGGCGGACCGAGTGATCGACTTTTTCCAGCTCTTGCTTGACCAGCGGTGCGATTACCAATTTGCGGTACTGGGCCATGATCTGGAAGCGGTTGTTGAGGATCGCCATGGCGGTGTCCATGTCCAGGTTGCCTTTGCCTTCGACCCGATGGGCGATGGGTGCAACACGCTGAACCTTGGCCAGGCGCAGGAAGCTGAAGACCTGGATCCAGGCCCAGCCGAGATCGAATTCCCACTTCTTCACCGACAGTTTTGCCGAATTAGGGTAGGTGTGATGGTTGTTATGCAGTTCTTCGCCGCCGATCAGGATGCCCCACGGCACCAGATTGGTCGCCGCATCGCGGCATTCGAAGTTGCGGTAGCCGATGGCATGGCCCAGGCCATTGACCACGCCGGCGGCCCAGACCGGGATCCACATCATCTGGATTGCCCAGATGGTGATGCCGATGGTGCCGAACAGCAGCAGGTCAATGACGCCCATGATCGCCACGCCCAGCAGCGGGAAACGGCTGTACAGGTTGCGTTCGATCCAGTCTTCGGGACAGTTCTTGCCGTAGATGCGCAGGGTCTCGGGGTTTTCCGCCTCGGCGCGGTACAGCTCGGCGCCTTTGCGCAGAACGGTGGCCAGGCCCTTGATGACCGGGCTGTGCGGGTCATCGACGGTTTCGCATTTGGCGTGGTGCTTGCGATGGATAGCGGTCCACTCGCGGGTGTTCTGTGCCGTGGTCAGCCACAGCCAGAAGCGGAAGAAATGTTTCAGGCCAGCATTGAGCTCAAGCGAGCGATGGGCTGAATAACGATGCAGATAGACCGTGACGCCGATGATCGTCACGTGGGTCATCAGCAGGGTGACTGCCACCAGTGACCAGGGCGACAAGCCGAGAAAACCTTCGTACCACATAGGCTATTGGGCCCTCGATAAAGAAAAAAACAGCCGTTGCATTATCACTGAGCCCACAGATAAAACCAGTCGCCCTTTCAGATAAGAGTGGCCGGATGTTTCTTTAAACTATAATTCCATCCACTTTTAAGGGACATGGACGACCTAATGGCTGCTACCTACCGCGATGCTCTGCGTGCAGCGCTGCTTTATCTTCTGGTTTCTGTCGGTTGGCTGCAGTTCAGTGGCCATTTATTGAACAGTTTCTTCGATAGCTCTGCCGAGCTAATGCGTTGGCAACTGATCAACGGTTATGCCTGGGTGGTGTTCAGTGCCGGTTTGATTTTTCTCGCTCGGGCGCGATTGTTCCGTTGCCTGGGAATCGGCGCCAAGTTGCGTGAGCGCACTGAAGACCGTGAGCGCTTGCGTCAGGCAGCGGCGGTCTTCGATTGCACCCGTGAAGGGGTGCTGGTCACTGATAGTCAGGGCCTGATCGTTCATGTGAACCGGGCCTTCATGCAAATCACCGGTTATCAGAGTGAGGAAGTGCTGGGTCATCGACCCAGTCTGTTCAAGTCCGGCCATCACCCGCCGGCTTTCTATCAAGCGATGTTCGCAACACTCAACAGCACGGGCGAGTGGAGCGGAGAAATCTGGAACCGCCGCAAAAGCGGCGAGATTTACCCGCAATGGCAGACTATCCGCATCATTCACGACGACCGACGGCGGCCTAGTCATTACGTTGCAGTGTTTTCCGACATCAGCGCCATCAAGAACTCCGAACATGAACTGACACGTCTGGCTCACTACGATCCGCTGACCGATCTCCCCAACCGCTTGCTGTTTACCGACCGCACCGAGCAGGCCCTGGCTTCGGCGCAGACCCACAAGCGCGGCTGCGCGTTGCTGATGATCGATCTTGATCACTTCAAGATGATCAACGACAGCCTCGGGCATAGCATTGGGGACCAGCTGCTCAAGGGCGTGGCCGAGCGTTTGAGCGCGATGGTCGGACCGGGAATCACCCTGGCGCGCCTTGGCGGTGACGAGTTCGCCGTGCTGGCTGAAAGCTGTCCGCAAATGGTGCAGGCGGCGGCGCTGGCTCAGCGGATCATCGATGGTCTCAGAGAGCCGTTCCAGATCGACGGGCATCAGTTGTTCGTCAATATCAGCGTCGGCATCAGCCTGTTCCCCGGTGACGCCCTGAGTGCCGAGCAGTTGTTGCGCAACTCAGACTCGGCGCTGTTCAAGGCCAAGAGTGCCGGCCGCAACGGCTACGCCCTCTATACCGAAGAATTGACCGCCCATGCCCAGCAACGGGTCGAGACAGCATTCCAATTGCGCCGTGCGCTGGAACAGCAGGAGTTGCGGGTTTATTACCAGCCGGTTCACGACCTCAAGACCAGCCGCCTGATCGGCGTCGAGGCATTGGTGCGCTGGGAGCATCCGCAGCGAGGGTTGGTGTCGCCGGCAGAATTCATTCCCATTGCCGAGCGCACTGGTCTGATCGCCGAAATTGATGCCTGGGTGATGCGCCAGGCGTGTGAGCAGATGTGCCGGTGGCAGCAGGCCGGGGTGGTGGTGTCGTTTGTCGCGGTGAATGTTTCTTCCCGGCTGTTCGCCCGCCGAGAGCTGTTTGGGCAGGTGGCGAAGGTGCTGCACGAAACCGGGCTGGACCCTGCCTGTCTGGAGCTGGAAGTCACTGAGAGCGCTGTGATGGATGATCCGGAAGTCGCGCTGGAGCAGATGCACAGGTTGCGTGAACTAGGCGTTCGGCTGGCCATCGATGACTTTGGTACAGGCTATTCCTCATTGCTGCGCCTCAAGCGGATGCCGGTTCAGAAACTCAAGATCGATCAGGGCTTCGTGGCGGGGCTGCCGTGGGATGAGGATGACGCGGCGATTGTGCGGGTGATCATTGCGCTGGCCCAGAGCATGGGGATGCAGGTTCATGCCGAGGGGATCGAGCAGGTCGAGCAGGCGAGCTTTTTGCTCGAACACGGCTGCGACCTGGGGCAGGGGTACTGGTTTGGGCGGCCGGTGCCGGCCGGGCAGCTGGATTGGTACCTGACTCCACAGATTCTGCAGCACTGATCGCGCGTTCCTTCTCAAACCTGACGCAGAGCGTCACAGGATGCATTCCCACGCAGAGCGTGGGAACGATCAGTCTTCGGGCATTCTTTTGGTTATATTAAAATTCTTAAATAGTCTTTTTAAGAATATCTGCGCTTATCTACTATTGGCCTCACGCCGCAAGCAGTCCCGCCACTGCCAGGCAACCTCTAGTTGAAGGAGCAGCACCATGAGCGCATCCCTACGCAGCGTTGACGGCCAGGACGAAGCAACCATTTTGCGTGAGATCCAGAGCGCCTTGCGCGATCTGCGTTTTGGCGCAGTGGAAATCACCGTGCATAACGCCCAAGTGGTCCAGATCGAACGCAAAGAGAAATTCCGGTTGCAGAACCCGGGCAACAAACCGAGTTAAAAACCGGCAAGCCGATACCAGCACACCATAAGAAAAAGCCAACACAATCAGAATTCCAGGAGCTTTCACCATGTCGTCGATTCGTCATTTCGCTTTGGCCGCCCTGGCCAGTGCCCTCTTTGCTGGTTCTGCGGTTGCCAAGGATTACGAACTGCTCAACGTGTCGTACGACCCGACTCGCGAGCTGTATCAGGACTACAACGCCGAATTCGTCAAGTTCTGGCAGAAAGATCACGCCGGCGACAAGGTGAAAATCCAGCAGTCCCACGGTGGTTCGGGCAAGCAGGGGCGAGCTGTGATCGACGGTCTGCGTGCCGACGTGGTGACCCTGGCCCTGGCCGGTGACATCGATGAAATCGCCAAGCTCGGCAAAACCTTGCCGGCGGATTGGCAGCAGCGCCTGCCGCAAGCGAGCACGCCTTACACCTCGACCATCGTGTTCCTGGTGCGCAAGGGCAACCCCAAGGGCATCAAGGATTGGGGCGACCTGATCAAGAACGGCGTGGAAGTCATCACCCCGAACCCGAAAACCTCCGGTGGCGCACGCTGGAACTTCCTCGCGGCGTGGGCCTATGGCCTGAAAGCCAATGGCGGTGACGAAGCGAAAGCCAAGGAATACGTGCAAGCCCTGTTCAAACACGTTCCTGTGCTGGACACCGGTGCTCGCGGTTCGACCATTACCTTCGTCAACAACGGTCAGGGAGACGTGTTGCTGGCCTGGGAAAACGAAGCCTTCCTGGCGCTGAAAGAAGACGGCGGCGCCGACAAGTTCGACATTGTCGTGCCTTCGTTGTCGATCCTCGCCGAACCTCCGGTCGCCGTGGTCGACAAGAATGCCGAGAAAAAGGGCAACACCGAGATCGCCGAAGCGTACCTCAAGCACCTTTACAGCCCGGCCGGCCAGGAAATTGCGGCAAAAAACTTCTATCGTCCACGTGACAAGGATGTCGCCGCCAAGTACGCCAAACAGTTCCCGACACTGGACCTGGTGACCATCGACAAGGACTTCGGCGGCTGGAAAACCGCACAGCCGAAATTCTTTAACGACGGTGGTGTGTTCGACCAGATTTACCAGGCGCAATAACCTGTAAATAGATCTGCCAACGGTAAGTCAGGGGTGGGCAACTTGTGGGAGCGAGCCTGCTCGCGATGACGGCGGTACATTCAACATCAATGTTGGCTGACCAGGCGCTATCGCGAGCAGGCTCGCTCCCACAGGGATTGCAGTGTTCAGTCCTTGACTGCCGGGCATTGGCTAAACAGGCCCCGATTTCACCGTCGGGGCTTAGCGCGTTATCAACCAAGGACTTTTATGTCGCGTCGTATCTCCCCCGTCATACCCGGCTTCGGGCTGACGCTGGGTTACACCTTGGTGTACCTCAGCCTGATTGTGCTCATTCCACTGGCGGCGATGTTCGTGCATGCCGCTCAACTCACCTGGGACCAGTTCTGGGCAATTATCTCGGCGCCACGGGTGCTGGCGGCGTTGAAGCTCAGCTTCGGCACCGCGCTCTATGCCGCGATCATCAACGGCATCATCGGCACGCTGCTGGCCTGGGTGCTGGTGCGCTATACCTTCCCTGGACGCAAAGTCATCGATGCGATGATCGACTTACCCTTCGCATTGCCCACCGCTGTGGCCGGTATCGCGCTGACTGCGCTCTACGCGCCCAATGGTTGGGTGGGTCAGTTTGCAGCGGACCTGGGCTTCAAGATCGCCTATACCCCCCTCGGCATCACCCTTGCCCTCACTTTTGTGACACTTCCATTCGTAGTACGTACCGTACAGCCAGTATTGGCCGATATCCCTCGTGAAGTGGAAGAAGCGGCGGCGTGCCTGGGTGCAAAACCACTACAGGTTTTCCGCCATATTCTGGTACCTGCACTGTTGCCAGCCTGGCTGACCGGTTTCGCGCTGGCCTTTGCCCGCGGGGTCGGCGAGTACGGTTCAGTGATTTTCATTGCCGGTAACATGCCGATGAAAACCGAGATCCTGCCGCTGCTGATCATGGTCAAGCTCGACCAGTACGATTACACCGGCGCCACGTCCATTGGTGTACTGATGCTGGTGGTTTCCTTCGTCCTGTTGCTGCTGATCAACTTGCTGCAGCGGCGCATCGAAACCCCATAAGGAGGCGCAGAAATGTCCCAATCGTCTATTGCTGCTGCTTCCTCGAACGCCGCCCGCCGTGGCAGTGCTTCATCGCGGCGAATCTTGATCGGCCTCGGCTGGCTGGTGTTCGCCCTGTTCCTGTTACTGCCGCTGGTGATCGTGGTGTCTCAGGGCCTGAAGCTCGGAATCGGTGCGTTCTTCACCGCGATCTTCGAGCCCGACGCGTTGTCGGCCCTGAAACTCACGGTGATCGCCGTGCTGATTTCGGTGCCGCTGAACCTGGTGTTCGGCGTCAGCGCTGCATGGTGCGTGAGCAAGTACTCGTTCCGTGGCAAAAGTATGCTGGTCACGCTGATCGACCTGCCGTTCTCGGTGTCGCCGGTCATCGCCGGCCTGGTCTACGTGCTGATGTTCGGCGCCCAAGGCCTGTTCGGGCCGTGGCTGCAGGACCACGATATCCAGATCGTCTTTGCCTTGCCGGGCATCGTGCTGGCGACGATCTTCGTCACCGTGCCGTTCGTGGCGCGCGAGCTGATCCCGCTGATGCAGGAACAAGGCACGCAGGAAGAAGAGGCCGCGCGCCTGCTCGGCGCCAATGGCTGGCAGATGTTCTGGCACGTTACCGTTCCCAACATCAAATGGGGCCTGATCTACGGCGTGGTGCTATGTACGGCGCGGGCGATGGGTGAGTTCGGTGCGGTGTCGGTGGTTTCCGGGCACATTCGCGGGGTGACCAACACCCTGCCGCTGCACGTCGAGATCCTCTACAACGAATACAACCACGTGGCCGCGTTCGCCGTGGCGAGCCTGTTGCTGATCCTGGCGCTCTTCATCCTGCTGCTCAAGCAGTGGAGCGAAAACCGTATTAACCGCCTGCGCGCCAGCGCCGCGGAGGAATAAGTCATGTCGATCGAAGTGCGTAACGTCAGCAAGAACTTTCACGCGTTCAAGGCGCTGGACAACATCAGCCTGGACATTCAAAGCGGCGAACTCGTGGCGCTGCTGGGCCCCTCGGGTTGCGGTAAAACCACATTGCTGCGG of the Pseudomonas frederiksbergensis genome contains:
- the cysT gene encoding sulfate ABC transporter permease subunit CysT encodes the protein MSRRISPVIPGFGLTLGYTLVYLSLIVLIPLAAMFVHAAQLTWDQFWAIISAPRVLAALKLSFGTALYAAIINGIIGTLLAWVLVRYTFPGRKVIDAMIDLPFALPTAVAGIALTALYAPNGWVGQFAADLGFKIAYTPLGITLALTFVTLPFVVRTVQPVLADIPREVEEAAACLGAKPLQVFRHILVPALLPAWLTGFALAFARGVGEYGSVIFIAGNMPMKTEILPLLIMVKLDQYDYTGATSIGVLMLVVSFVLLLLINLLQRRIETP
- the cysW gene encoding sulfate ABC transporter permease subunit CysW, which codes for MSQSSIAAASSNAARRGSASSRRILIGLGWLVFALFLLLPLVIVVSQGLKLGIGAFFTAIFEPDALSALKLTVIAVLISVPLNLVFGVSAAWCVSKYSFRGKSMLVTLIDLPFSVSPVIAGLVYVLMFGAQGLFGPWLQDHDIQIVFALPGIVLATIFVTVPFVARELIPLMQEQGTQEEEAARLLGANGWQMFWHVTVPNIKWGLIYGVVLCTARAMGEFGAVSVVSGHIRGVTNTLPLHVEILYNEYNHVAAFAVASLLLILALFILLLKQWSENRINRLRASAAEE
- the oscA gene encoding sulfur starvation response protein OscA; the protein is MSASLRSVDGQDEATILREIQSALRDLRFGAVEITVHNAQVVQIERKEKFRLQNPGNKPS
- a CDS encoding sulfate ABC transporter substrate-binding protein, whose product is MSSIRHFALAALASALFAGSAVAKDYELLNVSYDPTRELYQDYNAEFVKFWQKDHAGDKVKIQQSHGGSGKQGRAVIDGLRADVVTLALAGDIDEIAKLGKTLPADWQQRLPQASTPYTSTIVFLVRKGNPKGIKDWGDLIKNGVEVITPNPKTSGGARWNFLAAWAYGLKANGGDEAKAKEYVQALFKHVPVLDTGARGSTITFVNNGQGDVLLAWENEAFLALKEDGGADKFDIVVPSLSILAEPPVAVVDKNAEKKGNTEIAEAYLKHLYSPAGQEIAAKNFYRPRDKDVAAKYAKQFPTLDLVTIDKDFGGWKTAQPKFFNDGGVFDQIYQAQ
- the dibA gene encoding phosphodiesterase DibA; the encoded protein is MAATYRDALRAALLYLLVSVGWLQFSGHLLNSFFDSSAELMRWQLINGYAWVVFSAGLIFLARARLFRCLGIGAKLRERTEDRERLRQAAAVFDCTREGVLVTDSQGLIVHVNRAFMQITGYQSEEVLGHRPSLFKSGHHPPAFYQAMFATLNSTGEWSGEIWNRRKSGEIYPQWQTIRIIHDDRRRPSHYVAVFSDISAIKNSEHELTRLAHYDPLTDLPNRLLFTDRTEQALASAQTHKRGCALLMIDLDHFKMINDSLGHSIGDQLLKGVAERLSAMVGPGITLARLGGDEFAVLAESCPQMVQAAALAQRIIDGLREPFQIDGHQLFVNISVGISLFPGDALSAEQLLRNSDSALFKAKSAGRNGYALYTEELTAHAQQRVETAFQLRRALEQQELRVYYQPVHDLKTSRLIGVEALVRWEHPQRGLVSPAEFIPIAERTGLIAEIDAWVMRQACEQMCRWQQAGVVVSFVAVNVSSRLFARRELFGQVAKVLHETGLDPACLELEVTESAVMDDPEVALEQMHRLRELGVRLAIDDFGTGYSSLLRLKRMPVQKLKIDQGFVAGLPWDEDDAAIVRVIIALAQSMGMQVHAEGIEQVEQASFLLEHGCDLGQGYWFGRPVPAGQLDWYLTPQILQH
- the desA gene encoding delta-9 fatty acid desaturase DesA; amino-acid sequence: MWYEGFLGLSPWSLVAVTLLMTHVTIIGVTVYLHRYSAHRSLELNAGLKHFFRFWLWLTTAQNTREWTAIHRKHHAKCETVDDPHSPVIKGLATVLRKGAELYRAEAENPETLRIYGKNCPEDWIERNLYSRFPLLGVAIMGVIDLLLFGTIGITIWAIQMMWIPVWAAGVVNGLGHAIGYRNFECRDAATNLVPWGILIGGEELHNNHHTYPNSAKLSVKKWEFDLGWAWIQVFSFLRLAKVQRVAPIAHRVEGKGNLDMDTAMAILNNRFQIMAQYRKLVIAPLVKQELEKVDHSVRHQFHRAKRLLSRETSLLDDKHHVRIQTMLEHSQALKVIYEKRLALQQIWVKTSSNGHDMLAAIKDWVHEAEASGIQSLRDFADQLKTYSLRPAAAV